From Candidatus Methylopumilus planktonicus, a single genomic window includes:
- a CDS encoding cell division protein FtsQ/DivIB encodes MLNNYLKVYWLGNLVFLLNIILLLFLLSYQFMHFAKFPIREIKVVGQYQHLDADQVSMISDRFVKGNFFSLDLYSTKEAFTKLPWIRKVSLKRVWPDRLEVFVEEHQVIGRWGAIALVNENGEIFHGASDEDLPLFFGPEGTETYIALEYKKMQSILDKKQLKIAQVSLSSRYTWDIRTTNNMKIILSKDNIEESLSRFMAQYDNILASVKRIGSADLRYPNGFAIKKSTEPNQKIDSGERPLI; translated from the coding sequence ATGTTAAATAACTATTTAAAAGTTTATTGGTTAGGTAATTTAGTTTTTTTACTTAATATTATTTTATTACTTTTTTTATTGAGTTATCAATTTATGCATTTTGCTAAATTTCCTATTAGAGAAATTAAGGTAGTGGGTCAATATCAGCATCTTGATGCAGATCAAGTGAGCATGATTTCCGATCGATTTGTTAAAGGCAATTTTTTTTCGTTAGATTTATATAGCACCAAGGAGGCTTTTACAAAGCTGCCTTGGATAAGAAAAGTGAGTTTAAAAAGAGTCTGGCCGGATCGATTGGAAGTATTTGTCGAGGAGCATCAAGTCATAGGAAGGTGGGGCGCTATTGCTTTGGTGAATGAGAATGGTGAAATTTTTCATGGAGCATCTGATGAAGATCTCCCATTATTTTTTGGTCCAGAAGGTACCGAGACTTATATAGCACTGGAGTATAAAAAAATGCAAAGTATTTTGGATAAAAAACAATTAAAAATTGCGCAAGTTTCCCTATCTTCTAGGTACACTTGGGACATTAGAACCACTAACAATATGAAAATTATCTTAAGTAAAGATAACATCGAAGAAAGTCTGTCTCGCTTTATGGCTCAGTACGACAATATTTTGGCCTCAGTTAAACGAATTGGCTCCGCCGACTTAAGATATCCAAATGGTTTTGCTATTAAGAAATCTACTGAACCAAACCAAAAAATTGATAGTGGTGAGAGGCCGCTTATATGA
- a CDS encoding D-alanine--D-alanine ligase → MDDFGKVAVLMGGDSNERAVSLLSGDAVFHALNRLGINAEAFDPSFRNIEDIKSYDRVFIALHGRGGEDGSMQAFLKSKNVAYTGSDSLSSAIAMDKLKTKLLWRALNIATPDFLQVTEKTSYADIINLIGSPFFIKPSNEGSSIGIDKIKNEQQYKEAFLKTSKIDPNVIVEKFVDGEEFTVGIVNGKFLPVIKIKPTNEFYDYEAKYLKDDTQYICPSGIEKNKEALIAQEALEAFNSIGCSSWGRVDFMMDKKNDHYFIEVNTSPGMTSHSLVPMAAKEMGTDFDQLVLEILKTANVK, encoded by the coding sequence ATGGATGATTTTGGAAAAGTTGCAGTGCTTATGGGTGGCGACTCCAATGAGAGGGCTGTTTCACTTCTAAGTGGTGATGCTGTATTTCATGCCCTAAACCGATTAGGCATTAATGCCGAAGCTTTTGATCCCTCTTTTAGAAATATTGAAGACATTAAAAGTTATGACAGGGTTTTTATTGCCTTGCACGGTAGGGGCGGTGAAGATGGATCCATGCAAGCCTTTTTAAAGTCTAAAAATGTGGCATACACCGGAAGCGATTCTTTAAGTTCTGCCATTGCAATGGATAAACTTAAAACAAAATTGTTATGGCGCGCATTAAATATTGCAACGCCAGATTTTCTTCAAGTCACTGAGAAAACGTCATATGCAGATATCATAAATTTAATTGGATCGCCATTTTTTATTAAACCATCTAACGAAGGGTCAAGTATTGGTATTGATAAAATCAAAAACGAACAACAATATAAAGAAGCTTTTTTAAAAACGTCAAAGATTGATCCAAATGTGATTGTTGAAAAATTTGTGGATGGTGAGGAATTTACAGTAGGTATTGTGAACGGCAAGTTCTTGCCAGTCATTAAAATAAAGCCAACTAACGAGTTTTATGATTATGAAGCTAAATATCTTAAAGATGATACGCAATATATTTGTCCTTCAGGGATAGAAAAAAATAAAGAAGCATTAATAGCTCAAGAAGCTTTGGAGGCTTTTAACTCGATCGGATGTTCTAGCTGGGGCCGTGTTGATTTTATGATGGATAAAAAAAACGATCACTATTTTATAGAAGTGAATACGTCACCGGGTATGACAAGTCATAGTTTAGTCCCCATGGCTGCGAAAGAGATGGGTACCGATTTCGACCAATTAGTTTTAGAGATATTAAAAACTGCAAATGTTAAATAA